One window of the Camelina sativa cultivar DH55 chromosome 1, Cs, whole genome shotgun sequence genome contains the following:
- the LOC104706857 gene encoding probable E3 ubiquitin protein ligase DRIPH — protein MILPDIKSPYIRVKNGNMTVSNVKKYLMVKIGGVFENEDEVEIWLGHEPLSSSLTLQNVIDWWVQITPLPKRQSAMVGDSAADFVMVLHYSFKSECSASGSGSGSGSE, from the exons ATGATACTTCCAGATATAAAATCTCCCTACATACGTGTAAA AAATGGAAACATGACTGTCTCAAATGTCAAGAAGTATCTAATGGTTAAGATTGGTGGTGTCTTTGAAAACGAAGACGAG GTGGAGATATGGCTAGGGCATGAGCCACTGTCTTCTTCACTGACACTACAAAACGTGATTGATTGGTGGGTTCAAATAACTCCATTGCCTAAGCGTCAAAGCGCAATGGTTGGAGACTCAGCTGCTGATTTCGTCATGGTTCTCCATTACAGTTTCAAATCTGAGTGCTCTGCCTCTGGTTCTGGATCTGGCTCTGGCTCTGAATAA
- the LOC104706868 gene encoding CRM-domain containing factor CFM3A, chloroplastic/mitochondrial produces MAMKPSLHFCPTTVTKKFVYSFQSSLGFRFLRYSSSISLGSCKGVAFISRNDQTPSRRFSLSRGGGNGVWLENWNRVQKRHQPKPPKVVVNYRKEGSFSGSGDNSSRDGDGSTMEKIVEKLKKYGYMENDKEGQNQEIEQERRIEKGSVEDIFFVEEGKLPNVRGGFTEESLLSRDSGEVGFPWEKISAKEKKELEAEWTAKKENRYSLAEMTLPESELRRLRNLTFRTASKMRIRGAGATQVAVDAIKEKWKSVEIVRLKIEGASALNMRKMHEMLEKKTGGLVIWRSGTSISLYRGVSYELPSGKWNKQRRDETQPSSLPETTTMVDNSDESRSTQLQGLATAMVRLWEKSMLAKIAIKRGVQSTTSERMAEDLKKLTGGIMLSRNKDFLVFYRGKNFLSREVADALVEQERFARTLQDEEEQARLRGSSALIVPSNEPANKLFSAGTLGETLDATGKWGKNLDDDDHSDEVKQEVEILRHENLVRKLERKLDFAERKLLKAERGLAKVEACLKPAEQREDPESITDEERFMFRKLGLKMKAFLLLGRRGVFDGTVENMHLHWKYRELVKIIVKAKTFDGVKKVALALEAESGGILVSIDKVTKGYAIVVYRGKDYKRPTMLRPKNLLTKRKALARSIEIQRREGLLKHISTMQAKAEQLRAEIEQMEKVTDKGDAELYNKLDMAYASSDEETDEEENDDVDAFSETYAEGEDGENVAEGELDDEDWDSNESETGFGDDSAVLEAEDLHTKSKDLPSNKVRLQHQS; encoded by the exons ATGGCGATGAAACCAAGTCTCCATTTTTGTCCAACTACAGTCACGAAGAAGTTTGTCTACTCGTTTCAAAGCTCCTTAGGCTTCCGTTTTTTAAGGTACAGTTCATCAATTTCACTTGGGTCTTGTAAAGGTGTTGCCTTTATTTCAAGAAATGATCAAACTCCATCGAGGAGATTTAGCTTAAGTAGGGGTGGTGGTAATGGTGTGTGGTTGGAGAATTGGAATAGGGTTCAGAAACGTCATCAACCTAAACCTCCTAAAGTAGTTGTTAATTATCGTAAAGAAGGGAGCTTTTCTGGGTCAGGTGATAATAGTAGTAGAGATGGTGATGGTAGTACAATGGAGAAGATTGTGGAGAAATTGAAAAAGTATGGTTATATGGAAAATGATAAGGAGGGGCAGAATCAGGAGATTGAGCAAGAGAGAAGGATTGAGAAAGGATCGGTGGAGGATATATTCTTTGTGGAAGAAGGAAAGTTACCGAATGTTAGAGGTGGATTCACTGAGGAATCGTTACTTAGTAGAGATAGTGGAGAAGTTGGGTTTCCTTGGGAGAAGATAAGtgcaaaggagaagaaggagttGGAAGCAGAGTGGACTGCGAAGAAGGAGAATAGATACTCTTTGGCGGAAATGACACTTCCGGAATCAGAGTTAAGGAGGTTGAGGAATTTGACGTTTCGAACAGCGAGCAAGATGAGGATTCGTGGTGCAGGTGCGACTCAGGTGGCAGTGGATGCAATTAAGGAGAAGTGGAAAAGCGTAGAGATTGTGAGATTAAAGATTGAAGGAGCAAGTGCGCTTAACATGAGAAAGATGCATGAGATGTTAGAG AAAAAAACTGGGGGTTTAGTGATTTGGAGGTCAGGGACTTCCATCTCTTTGTACAGAGGTGTCAGTTATGAGCTGCCATCAGGAAAATGGAACAAGCAAAGAAGAGACGAGACGCAACCTTCTTCCTTACCTGAAACTACAACTATGGTGGATAATAGTGATGAAA gTAGAAGTACGCAACTCCAAGGCTTGGCGACAGCAATGGTCAGGTTATGGGAAAAGAGTATGCTAGCAAAGATTGCTATTAAACGTGGTGTGCAATCGACTACCAGTGAGAGAATGGCTGAAGATCTCAAG AAATTGACAGGAGGTATAATGCTATCTAGGAACAAAGACTTCTTGGTTTTCTACAGAGGAAAGAACTTTTTGTCACGAGAAGTAGCTGACGCACTGGTGGAGCAGGAGAGATTTGCAAGGACTttgcaagacgaagaagaacagGCACGTTTAAGAGGTTCATCGGCTCTGATTGTCCCAAGTAATGAACCTGCTAATAAACTTTTTTCTGCTGGTACTCTTGGTGAAACTCTTGATGCGACTGGTAAGTGGGGGAAGAATCTAGATGATGACGATCATTCAGACGAAGTGAAACAAGAGGTTGAGATATTGAGGCATGAAAATCTTGTCAGGAAGCTTGAGAGGAAACTTGATTTT GCTGAGAGAAAGCTGTTGAAAGCTGAACGTGGTTTAGCTAAGGTGGAAGCGTGTCTTAAGCCTGCAGAGCAAAGAGAAGACCCAGAAAGCATAACTGATGAAGAGAGATTTATGTTCCGCAAGCTTGGTTTAAAAATGAAAGCTTTCTTACTTCTAG GTAGGCGAGGTGTGTTTGATGGTACGGTGGAGAACATGCACTTGCACTGGAAATACAGAGAGCTGGTCAAAATTATTGTGAAGGCTAAAACTTTTGACGGTGTAAAGAAAGTGGCATTAGCCCTTGAAGCCGAGAGTGGTGGTATCCTTGTTTCTATTGACAAGGTCACCAAAGGATATGCCATTGTCGTGTACAGAGGGAAAGACTATAAGCGTCCTACCATGTTGAGGCCGAAAAATCTTTTGACAAAGAGGAAGGCTTTAGCGCGTTCCATTGAGATCCAAAGACGCGAG GGTCTTCTAAAGCACATTTCTACGATGCAGGCGAAAGCAGAACAGCTGAGAGCTGAAATT GAACAAATGGAGAAGGTAACAGACAAGGGTGATGCAGAGTTATACAACAAGCTTGATATGGCTTATGCTTCTAGCGACGAGGAGACAGAC gaagaagaaaatgatgatgtcGATGCATTTTCAGAGACTTATGCagaaggagaagatggtgaGAATGTAGCAGAAGGAGaacttgatgatgaagattgggATTCAAATGAATCAGAAACCGGATTTGGTGATGATTCTGCTGTACTTGAAGCAGAGGATCTTCATACTAAATCAAAAGATCTGCCGAGCAACAAAGTTCGTTTGCAGCATCAGAGCTAA